The DNA segment GAAAAGCTCCGGTTGAACCAAATCTTTCGGAAAGGAACTACGGTTCAGATAAAGAAAAATTAGGCTGATTGGCAAGACCAAATACCCATGCGAGTAATCGGGCTCAGTCTCCCAGATATTGACAAATTCAACGAGGCTTGGCCAATATGACCAACCGCCGATCGCTAAGAGCACAAGCCCACACAACATCGGCAGACCTGCTCCCATACCTCGTCGTCCCTCGTCAGATTGAACCACCTCAGGCGGCTTAACGGGCGATTTCTTTTTAGCGTGTGCCTTCTGTTTACTAGTCATCCCTTATCGCCCCGCCACGCATGGAGTCGCCAACTGACTATCATGTTGGATGGTTGTTGTTATTTCTTGCTCACCAACGACGTCGCTGATACGACCAAACCGAAAGTTCGCGAGTAGCAAGTCTAGCTTAGACTCCGTGCTGTGGAGATTAACGTAGTGGCGAAAACGCGTGAGCCTACTGCCTAATTTCACCCGAGGTTGTTGTGGGTCAAGCTCCCAAGGATGAAGGTAAAATACAAAGGGTCGACCTTCGGCGTTCACTCGCTTCAACAAATTAATCGTAGCGGCCAGTGGGAATAAACGAAAATAACCGCCACCCGAAACAGGCACATTCCAGAGACCCCGACGACAGACCGTCATCGGAAACTCTTTAATTAATCCACTTGGCGTCGAAATTTGGTGCATTCCTAAGGGTGAATCACTGAACCCGTAGCGGTCATGAAAGCTCGTCGGGAATAAACTTGAATCTACCTCAAACCCCTCTTCGACCAAGATCTCGAAAGCCCAAG comes from the Pirellulaceae bacterium genome and includes:
- a CDS encoding DUF3473 domain-containing protein: MKNALSIDVEDYFQVTGFESGVKRSDWADFDCRVEESTSRFLDLVDSHNVKATFFVLGWIAERFPSLVRRIYNSGHEIGSHTYWHRLIYQQTPEEFRADLRRSKNVLEQVIGGAVSSFRAPSFSITPANTWAFEILVEEGFEVDSSLFPTSFHDRYGFSDSPLGMHQISTPSGLIKEFPMTVCRRGLWNVPVSGGGYFRLFPLAATINLLKRVNAEGRPFVFYLHPWELDPQQPRVKLGSRLTRFRHYVNLHSTESKLDLLLANFRFGRISDVVGEQEITTTIQHDSQLATPCVAGR